In the genome of Maribacter forsetii DSM 18668, the window TAGCATTGGCAATGATGTCTACAGGTGCTTTTTTTACAGCTTTAATGGAGCCTTTTTGGTATAAGCGAAAGATAATTGGCTATGAGATATTCTTCGGTTTAATGGTCGTTGCTGGGCTCTATTTAATATTTAAGGTAGAAACAGAATATGTTTTTGGTATGGTCATCGCATTGATATCGGCATTTTTGGCAGCGGTTTTTTCATTGATAAACGGTAAGCTGGTTCAAACTCATCGTCCATCGGTTATATCTTTTTATGAATTAGGCGTGGGCATGGTTTTCTTATCAATAATTTTAATTGTTAAGGGCGATTTTAGTCTGTCATTAATAACCCTGCCGCAAATGGATTGGGTTTATTTAGTAGTATTAGCGCTTATTTGTACGGCGTATGCCTTTATTGCATCGGTAAAGATTATGCGTGTTTTAACTCCATATACGGTTATGCTTACAACAAATCTAGAACCGGTCTATGGTATTCTTTTAGCTTGGTTTATATTTGGATCAGAAGAAAAAATGAAACCTATGTTTTATGTGGGAGCCTTAATCATACTCAGTACGGTCATTGCGAACGGTATTTTAAAACAAAGAACAAATATTAAAAAAAGGGTACCCAAGATTTAGGTATTAAAGTTTTATCTTTGAGCCGCAACTAAAGAAACTTTATAGAAATATGGAATATTTGGATTTTGAACTTCCGATCAAAGAGTTGGAAGAACAATTGGACAAGTGCATGATCATTGGAGAGGAAAGTGATGTTGATGTGACCGAGACATGTAAACAGATTGAAAAGAAACTTACCGAAACTAGAAAAGATATCTATAAGAATTTAACTGCTTGGCAACGAGTACAGTTATCTAGACATCCAAATAGACCTTATACATTAGATTATATTAAAGCCATATGTGGAGATACGTTCTTGGAACTTCATGGTGATCGTACCGTAAAGGATGACAAGGCTATGATTGGTGGTTTAGGTAAAATTGGTGATCAGAGCTATATGTTCATTGGTCAACAAAAAGGATATAATACAAAAACACGTCAGTATAGAAATTTTGGTATGGCCAACCCAGAAGGGTATAGAAAGGCTTTACGATTAATGAAATCTGCTGAAAAATTCCAAGTACCTGTAGTTTGCTTAATAGATACACCGGGTGCTTACCCAGGTATTGAGGCAGAAGAAAGAGGTCAAGGAGAGGCAATTGCAAGAAATATTCTTGAAATGACTCGCCTTAAAGTACCTGTAATTGTTGTAATTATAGGTGAAGGTGCTTCTGGTGGTGCATTAGGTATAGGTGTTGGTGATAAGGTGTTAATGTTAGAGAATACTTGGTATTCTGTAATTTCACCAGAATCATGTTCTTCTATATTATGGAGAAGCTGGGAATATAAAGAAAGAGCTGCCGAGGCTTTAAAATTGACAGCGACCGATATGAAAAAGTTGAAATTGATCGATGAAATCATTCGTGAGCCTGCAGGTGGAGCACATGCCAACAGACCTAAAACTTTTGAAACGGTAAAAAATAAAATTTCTTCTCATTTTGAAGATCTTCAAAAGTTATCACCAAAAGAACTTGTAAATCAACGCATGGATAAATACGCACAAATGGGCGTTTTTAACGGCTAATCTGCATTTTAGGCTTCTTAAAAATATACCGAGGATTTTATTCCTCGGTTTTTTTATGTTATCAACAGAAAATTGTAACTTATTAACAGTCAATTGTTAGTCAACTGTGAACATCGAAATTGATGTTTTTCACGTTAACTAAAGGTTAATTGTATACTTTCGCACTATGGAGAACACGAAACCTTTTGTCGCTCGAAAGATTGACAAATCTAATATTATAAGTCTTGAAAAAGGCAAAATTCCACCACAAGCTATTGATTTAGAGGAGGTTGTGTTGGGTGCTATGATGATAGATAAAAAAGGTGTTGATGAAGTTATTGATATTTTACACCCAGATGTATTCTATAAAGACGCTCATAGATTCATTTATGAGGCTATCTTCATTCTCTTTGAAGAGTCGCAACCTATAGATTTATTAACCGTTTCGTCACAACTTAAGAAAGCTGGTAAGCTAGAGGTCTGTGGAGGCGATTTTTATTTGATAAAATTAACTCAAAAAGTAGCTTCATCCGCTCATATTGAGTTTCACGCACGTATTATTCTTCAGAAGTTTATTCAGCGTAGTTTGATCAAAATTTCAGGTGAAATAATTGAAGAGGCATATGATGAAGCTGTAGATGTTTTTGATTTGTTAGACACTGCCGAAGCAAAATTATATGATGTTACCCAAGGTAACTTAAAGCGTTCTGCGGAGACTGCTCAAGATTTGGTAATACAGGCTAAAAAACGAATTGAAGAGATTGCCGGTAAAGAGGGAATGAGTGGTGTTGCATCCGGATTTGATAAGTTGGATAAGCTAACATCTGGATGGCAGCCAAGTGATTTAATTATCGTTGCAGCACGTCCTGGTATGGGTAAAACGGCTTTTACCTTATCTATGGCAAGAAATATGGCCGTGAATACAAACACTCCTGTAGCTTTCTTCTCTTTGGAGATGTCCTCAGTACAGTTGATTACTAGATTGATTTCCTCTGAAACAGGTTTGTCTTCAGAAAAATTAAGAACCGGTAAGCTAGAAAAGCATGAGTGGGAGCAGTTAAACGTAAAGGTAAAAACTTTGGAAAAAGCTCCTTTGTTCATTGATGATACCCCGTCGTTATCTATATTCGATTTACGTGCAAAGGCAAGACGTCTTGCTTCTCAGCATGGTATAAAAATGATCATGATCGATTATTTGCAGTTAATGACAGCTGGTGGTAGTCAAAAAGGAGGAAACAGGGAACAGGAAATTTCTACTATTTCTCGAAACTTGAAAGCCCTTGCAAAAGAATTGAACGTTCCTGTAATTGCACTATCCCAATTATCGCGTGCCGTTGAAACACGTGGAGGTAGTAAGAGACCTATTCTTTCGGATTTGAGGGAATCTGGAGCGATTGAGCAAGATGCCGATATTGTATCGTTCATCTATAGACCGGAGTACTATAAGATTGAAGAATGGGATGATGAAGAACGTACTCCAACACAAGGTCAGGGTGAATTTATTGTGGCAAAACACCGTAATGGTGGTTTGGAAAATATTAGATTGAAGTTTATCGGTAATCAAGGTAAATTCGATAACCTTGATGATTTTGATTCTCCTTTCGAATTTCAATCCAAAATGAATGCAAATGAAGAGAATCCGTTTGCTACTAAAAACTTGCCAAGTGCAGATGATGCTTTTGGTAGTAGTATGAACAATAGTCCAGATTTAGATGAGGATAATGATGTTCCTTTTTAAAATAGCATATATTTAAAAGTTTAAAAGTCTTCCATTTGGGAGACTTTTTTGGTTTTAAAGCAATTGATTTATAAAAAATCTCGTTAACTTAATTACAATAGCTTTAACTGCATCTTAAATACTGCTCAAAAGATTTTACTATATCTTTGAGTGAATAGTTTTAGAAAACTTTATGCGTAAATTAATTACCTCTGTTTTATTCCTCTTCTTTGCATTACAAATGTTCGCATCATCTATTTTAATACCAATGGATGCTGATAGTCAAAAGAATCATTTAAAAGCGTATGGCATTACATATTGGGTACTGGCAAAGCAACAAAAAGTACAGTGGTTATTGAATTACCGTGGTGGTTCTTTTTTATTGCCAGACGGAGAAAGTATTAGAAAGGAGTGCCAGATTAGAGGCGTAAGTTTTGAAATTTTATCGGACGGACAAGCAAATGGAATTTTAGATGAAATCAGTAGCCCTTCTATTAATCAAGATGCGGTAATTTTAGAAAAAGCTCCACGAATAGCGGTGTATTCACCAAAAGATAAACAACCTTGGGATGATGCGGTAACCATGGCATTGACCTATGCCGAAATACCTTATACTACCATTTATGATGAAGAAGTGCTTGGAGATAAGCTAGCACTGTATGATTGGTTGCATTTGCATCATGAAGATTTTACTGGTCAGTATGGTAAGTTTTACGGAGCATACAGAGCAACACCATGGTATATTGAAGGGAAGAAAAATGCAGAAAAGTTGGCTAAGAAGTTAGGTTACGAGAAAGTATCCGATGAAAAAAGAGCCGTTGCCTTAAAAATTAGAAATTATGTAATTGGCGGAGGATTCATGTTTGCCATGTGTTCGGCAACCGATAGTTTTGATATAGCCTTGGCTGCTGACGGTGTTGATATTGTAGAACCTATGTTTGATGGTGATGCTTCTGACCCCAACTATCAAGCAAGCTTAGATTATGGAAAAACTTTTGCTTTCACAGATTTTATTCTAGAACGTAGTCCGTTGAAATATGAATTTTCTTCTATAGATATGACCAATAAAAGAGGCAATGTACCAAAGGAGTCAGATTACTTTTCTTTGATGGATTTTTCGGCTAAATGGGACCCTGTACCTACGATGTTATGCCAGAATCATACTTCTTTGGTAAAAGGGTTCATGGGGCAAACAACTGCTTTTACACGTTCTGAAATTAAGCCGACTGTTTTGGTGTTAGGGGAAAATAAACTTAATGAGGAAGCTAGATATATACACGGAATTAAAGGAAAGGGATTTTTTACCTTTTATGGCGGACACGATCCGGAAGATTACCAACATAGGGTAGGGGATCCTAAAACGGAGCTGGAGTTGCATCCAACTTCTCCTGGTTATCGTTTAATATTGAATAATGTATTGTTCCCAGCTGCTCGAAAGAAGAAACAGAAAACCTAACCGTAATTTTAGTAGTAGAAAGAAATAAAAAAACCGTTATCAAAACAATTGTCTTGATAACGGTTTTTTAATAGAGGTATCTTTTGATATACTAGAATACCCCAATAAAGTGACTTCCCGTAGTATTCACAAGTTCAGCACCTTTAGTAACAGCACCAGTTTCTGTATCTACAACATAGATATTTCCATTCTGTCCAACAGCACCTTGAGTAAGATATATCTCTGTTCCTTCAACTACAAATCCTTGATATTGAAATAAGTAGAAATCTGGGTCATAAGGTATATCGTCAATTCTTACTGCAGTTTGAGCGTTTAAATCTACAAGAGCAAAAAATCCTTGAAGACCAGCAACACCTTCTGCAGATCCATTATGACGGTAAGCTACAACTGCTTTTCCATTTGCAGCAGGTCTCCATGCAAGTACATAAGCTCCTTCAATGCCTAAAGCTTCATCTAGGTTAAAGTCGTACGTGTCATCGTACTCATTGTCAGCATCGATTTTTAAAATATAAGAACCTTCTGGGTCACTTTGATTTGCTTGGTATACACTACCATTGTATTCAAAAGCATTAATACTACGGTATCCATTAGTATTTCCATGACCTACAGTTGATGTAATAACTGAAGGATTCAATAGTGAAGGGTAATCTAACACAATTGTTTTAGAACCTAATATTTCATAATCACTATCACTTTCAGCAGTAGCAGGATCTACTTTGCTTAAACGAGCACCAATATATAATTTGTCTCCTGCTGCATTTAATGTTGGCATATCAATTCTAGAAATATAGTATCCAGCAGCTTCTTCTTCAGTAGACAACGGAACACTGTGCTCTTGAAATTCTTTAATAGAAGAGTTGACCAAATCTAATGTTACTACGCCAATGGTAGCCTCGGTACGGGTATAGGCATCATTCTCGTCAAATTCGTTTTCTGTTGATACATATACAGCTGCACCAGTTTGATCTCCGTCAAATAACTTAATCCAACGGGGAGCTGTACCAACGTAAGGAGCTATACTAACTTCAGAACCTGATGGGGTAAATGTTTGTCCGCCTTCAACAGTATATTTAGTGTAATTTCCGCCAGTATCACCTGCGTAGCTGATATTGAAAATGGTATTTCCATCTTCAGAAGATTGCAATCTTGCCGTTCTGTTTGAAGGTGCTATAAATCCATTTTCAAAAGGGTCAATAGAAACTGTAGGGTCTTTGGCATCAACACTAGTAACAGCGTAAATTAAAGTACCTCCGTTTCCATCACCTGGATCTTCTCCCATTTTTGCTCCTGCAACGGTAATCCATCTTGGATCTTCTTCTTCAACTGATTCTTCTGTTTCTGGTTCCTCGGTATCTGTATCAGGTGTAACTACGGTATCGTCATCACTGCTACAAGCTGTCATTAAACCAGCGGTAAGTATTGCGGCAGCAAAGGTTTTAAGGTTTAGGATAGTTTTTTTCATTTTATGTATTGATTAAAAGATTAGAATTTATTTATTGCGTAATTTAATTTTAGGTAAAAAGCTCTTCCTGGTTTTTGTACAGAAAGATTATCGTAAACGGGTTCGTCAAATATGTTTTTGATATCAAAACTTACTACAAATCTTTTGTCTGGAAACGCATAACTAAGTCCAATATCCTGAGATAACTGCTGCGGTATTTCAAAAAATTCATTACCGACAGTATTACTGCCTTGTGCAGTTAAGAATGAGAATTCATCAGTGAAATACACATTGTAGAATGCATTTAATCTAGATTTTTTTTGAATAAGATTTTTAAATGAATAGCGCAAGCCCCCGTTCATGGTGAAAAAAGGAGTGTTGGGAACATCGATTTCTATTCCTTGGTTTTCAATTTTCAAGTCGAACTTTGATATATTAAAGTTGAGTCCAAAATTGTTATTATATGAGTAGTTTAATTGTGCATCAAAGCCTTTTGATGTTCCACTACCTTGATTTACATAGACAATTAATTCATCATCTACATTTAAAGATGTTTCTATTGGTAGCCCAATTCTATCTTTTATATTTCGCGTGAAAACATTGGTAGAAATTGTAAAAGCATGTTTTTTTATATTGAAGTTGCCAAACCTGAAACCTAAGTTGTAATTATTGCTGCTTTCTGGGTCAATACTTGAATTCGCTACTACATTATCACCATCATTTCCGAAAATTTCAGTTTCGTTAGGTAATCGAATAGCTTTCTCTGCAGATGTTAATAGTGTAATATTTGGTACAATTTCATAAGATGCAGCAAATCCATACCCGTCGTAGTTCTTATTACTACTAACCACTTCGTCGACAATTACATCGTTTCCGTTTTCATCAGATTCAATAGCGGGATCTACACTGGTGGTTTTTTGCTGGTAATGTTTAACAAACAAACTTGTATTTAGTTTTTCATTAAAAGCAGTCAATTCATAAGTTAGAGAGTATATGTTTTTGTTCAAATCTCTTGTACCAACAAATGTGTTTTCTAAGACGGATTGAAGGGCATCGCTGTCTTCTCTATCAATACCACTATATACATGGTTTGCAGATATTTTATGATGGTCGTTAATAGTATATGAAACCCCGGTTCTAATAGAGGCAACATTTCTTTTGATTTTTGCCAATGTTGGACCTCCTTCTTGTTGTGAACGCCAAGTATATTGGTATTCATCACCTCTGAAATCGATAGCGCGTTCTCCGTTCCAGCTATAAGCCCAAGAAACAGTGTCATTCACTGCGCGATTTCTTTTACCATATAAACCGTTCACATTTACGTCAAGACCTTTAGTAAATAAATCTTTCTTTTGGTAAGTTAAACTACCTAGTAAAGCATCAGATTCAAGAAATCTATCTTTATATGGTGTTATGGTCATAAAAGCACCGTGCTGCACCTCTTTATAATCGTCTGAACCTGTAATACCTATAAAAAATTGATCAGCCCATTTAACGTCGGTATATCCAATTTCTGCTTTACCACCAGTTGATCTATATGCGTCATTAAATCTTCTGGCAGTGATAGGGGTTTGTACTCCGCCTAATCCGGTAACGACTACACTTCTTCCTGATACCTTATAATCGTTATCAGAATAATTATGAAATAAAGAAGCTTTGACTGTTAACCCAGATTTTTCAAAACGATACAACCCGTTAACACTGGCTTGTAAAGTATTAAAAGAGCCGTAAGATACAGAAGCATTAAAATTTGTTTTTGCATCATTATGTAATACAATATTTATTGCACCACCTAAAGCATCATCGGCCAAATGACCTGGAACCACACCTTTGTAGACTTCAATATTCTTTATCATTGAAGGGGGTATGCTGTTAAGATTGAATGAGTTGCCGTAAGTAGAAATTGGTATGCCGTCAATGAATATGCGAACCGAATTACCTGATAATCCATTTAAACTATAAGTTACCTCTGATCCTAACCCACCATTTTGACGAATTTTTACCCCAACGGTAGTATTCAGTAATTCGTTTGTTTGAATATTTCTTAGACTGGCTTCTTCTGTTTTTATTGCATTTACTGCAAAACCTTTGGTCTCTATTTGAGTCTCTTTAGATTTGCCATTGACATTGACTTCATCTAAGTTTTCAACACTTTCTTTTAAGGTATAGTTAACCGTAACGCTATTCGTACTTTCTTTAATTTCTATAGTTTTTGACCGGGTATGATAACCTACAAAAGAAACAACTAAATAGTGTTTTCCTTCTGGTACGTTGTCTATGGTAAAACTACCATTGTCGTCGGTTAAAACGCCTAGTTTTAGACCTTCTATCATAACCGTTGCAAAAGGTAAAGGGTTACCTGAATTGTCTTTGACAGTACCTGAAACCGAACTAAGAATCTCTTGAGAATGAGCTGATGTGAACAGTAAAAGAATTATGACAGTAAAGTAATTTTTCATTTGGTATAAAAAAGGTTACTATCTTTATTAAGATTTAGTCTAAATAAATTAGTTTTGCAAATCTAAAGAAGGAATAAAAAGAGCAGTACCGAGAAAGGATTTTAAACATACGCGAAAGGAAGTATTGGTTTGCGTTAGAAGAAGCTATATGAGCGAGGAGTTATTGCGGAAAGAAATTCGGGTCAAAGAACTATTTAAAAATGGTTTTATAGGTAATTCTGTGCAGTTTAATGAGCTAGAGGTAACCACTAAGGATAATAGTTCATTTATAAAAGGAGTAAATTTTTCTAATGGCAATGCGTTGCATGAGTTTAATTCAGAAATTTGTGTTTCTAGTGATGAGCATTTAATAAAACTTCATTTTTCTTTAGAAGGTACTTATTGTTATCAACCTCTTAGGCATATTAAGTATTTAGTGCAGATCCCAGAGAATCATTGCAATATGTTTTATTACCCAACAACAGAGGGTAGAGATATATTTTTTAAGGGTAATGCTAAATCGTTTGAGATTTACGTAAAACCAAGTCTTTTAAAGAATTTATTGGGAACTGAATTTGAACAATCTTTTCAGAAACTGAATAATGCAATCCAGAATTCTAATTCTTTTATATTGTGGGATAAAAGTAAATTTATTCCCCCTAGTATAAGAAGTAAGATAAATGATATAATTCAATGTCCTTATGAGGGTGAAATCAGAAAGACGTATTTAGAAAGTAAATTAACGGTCTTAATGATCGATTTTCTTTTGGGCAGGCAAACTTCAAAACTCTCAAAGAATAATGTGAAGTTGTTAAATTCAGATTATTTGGCATTGGTAAGAGTAGAAGATTATATCAGGAAAAATTTAAAAGAGCCACTTAAAATTATTGATCTTGCAGACTTAGCCGGTTTCAATGCCACCAAACTTAAAAGAGATTTTAAAAAGCTGTACGGGGTAACCGTATTTAAATATATTACTGCATTGCGTATGGAGGTAGCGAAGAGTTTAATTACACAAGAAGGTGCTACCATTGCTCATGCGGCATATGAAGTTGGTTATGCAAATCCGCAGCACTTTACTACGGCATTCAAAAGAACCATGGGCTATGTGCCAAGTGAATTAAAACCGGCTGTTCAGTAAAGTTTAGTGAGTATTTAAGTGCAACTATTTAACTAGCATCTTCAATACGTGCTCCACACCATTTTCATCATTACTTAAAGTACTATATTTAGCTACTTCTTTTACATTTGGATGTGCGTTTTCCATCGCAAACCCAAAATCGGATAGTGCTAGCATTTCTAGGTCATTATTATAGTCGCCAAAAACCATAACCTCGTCAGATTTTAAATTGTAGCTTTCCATGACTTTGGTCAGTGCATAACCTTTATGTGCATTAATGTTTGAGATGTCTAACCAATTTTCTCCTGAAACCTTTACTTTTAAGTCCCCTTCAAAATGTTTTACATAAGGGTATATATGTTTCTCTGAACTTTCAAAATGATAGATGGCAATTTTTATAACTTCTGAGTTAAATGCACTTAAGTCATCAATAATTTTAAATTCGGTATAATACTCTGCCAATTTACTGACGAACTCTTTTGATTTACCGGTTAAATAAGCTTCATGCTTACCGCATAATACAGGGTGAATGTTCGGTATTTTACTTAATGTATTCAATATGTCTTGTACATGATGTTGACTTAAAGGTGTAACCAGTAGTTCGTTATTTTGCTTCATAGCAAAACCGCCGTTCTCGGCAATAACGATAATATCATCTTTGATAGATTGCAGTTTATCAATGATACTATTATACTGTCGACCGCTAGCAGCAACAAAAGTGATGCCTTGAGATTTTAAATTTTTAAATATGTCAAAGAATTGGTCACTAACTTGATGGTTAGAGTTTAAAAGTGTCCCATCCATATCGGTAACAACCATTTTAATCTTTGATAAATCCATATACATTTAATTTAAAGGCAAAGATATTTGAATGCTGTTTAATAAGGTCGATTATGTTCAAAGTTTTACCTTTATTTAATAATATAGAACGAATGAAGTTATTTCAGAAAGAGTTTCAATTACCCGCATATAATAGAGGGTTTCATATCATAACTAATAATATTACTTCTAGAATTCCGGAAATAGCAAATATAGATACCGGTTTCTTGCAGGTGTTTATAAAGCATACATCGGCAAGTTTAACGATTAATGAGAATGCTGATCCTACGGTAAGAGAAGATTTTGAGTCTCATATAAATATTATGGTACCTGAAAATGCTTCATATTACAAGCATGATTATGAAGGCTCAGATGATATGCCTGCACATATAAAAGCGTCTATGATGGGGGCTTCTGTTCAAATTCCAGTAACTAATGGTAAATTGAATATGGGTATTTGGCAAGGTATTTATTTATGTGAACATAGAAATTATGCATCAGGTAGAAACATTGTAATTACATTGTGGGGCAATTGAGTTTTTCTTAAATTGATATAAAAGGAATTATATGACGACTGAAGAATCTATTTTGAATAAAATTCAAATATTGATTACAAATCATTTCGATACACCAGAAATGGCATTCAACTTTTTTGATGAAGATAATGATCAGAAATTGACAAAATCTGAAATCGTAAAATTACTGAAGCAAGCAGAAATAAGCGGATTTATTAGAGGGATAGTTTCTTCTAAGCTTATTGAAGGTTATGATAAGAATGGCGATGAGCTTATTGATTGGCAAGAATTTAAAGCAGCAATAGCTAAAATAAAAAAATCCGATTCGTAAGAATCGGATTTTTCAAAAAGTGAGATTGTTATTAATTTATTTTACCTGATCTACAACTGCCTTAAAGGCATCTGGGTGGTTCATTGCTAAATCTGCAAGAACTTTTCTGTTAAGTTCTATGTTATTAGCTTTTACTTTTCCCATAAATTGAGAGTAGGACATTCCGTGTTGTCTGGCACCTGCATTAATACGGGTAATCCATAATGAACGAAAAGTTCTTTTCTTGTTTCTACGGTCTCTGTAAGCATATAACATTGCTTTTTCAACCGCATTTTTGGCTACTGTCCAAACGTTTTTACGTCTTCCAAAGTAACCTTTGGCTTGCTTCATCACCTTTTTTCTTCTGGCTCTTGAAGCTACTGCATTTACTGATCTTGGCATTTTTTCTAATTTTTTTTGTAGTAGGCGCCCTGTTTATTTTAAGGAACTTTTATTGCCTAACTCCATGGTTAATAATTTTACCTTTTAAAGAACTTGAATTTACTTTAAACGTAATTGTTCTTTAATACTGTTAACATCTGCTTGATGAACTAAACCATCATGAGTTAACTTAAGCTTACGCTTTTTAGATTTTTTAGTCAAAATGTGACTCTTAAAAGCGTGCTTTCTTTTAATTTTACCTGTACCTGTAAGCTTAAAACGCTTCTTAGCACTGGATTTTGTTTTTTGTTTAGGCATTTTCTCCTAGTTTATATATTAATCTCACTTTGCATGCTAAACGCCGCCTACAAAAGCAAGCAGCGTTTAGTATTTTATAAATACCTCGGTTGTT includes:
- a CDS encoding DMT family transporter, producing the protein MQKDRILNLLHLHFIVFIWGFTAILGKLITIDSLPLVWIRMGMATLFIAVYILFAKFSLKVSKKTFWWLLGGGVVVALHWVTFFLAIKVSTVSVALAMMSTGAFFTALMEPFWYKRKIIGYEIFFGLMVVAGLYLIFKVETEYVFGMVIALISAFLAAVFSLINGKLVQTHRPSVISFYELGVGMVFLSIILIVKGDFSLSLITLPQMDWVYLVVLALICTAYAFIASVKIMRVLTPYTVMLTTNLEPVYGILLAWFIFGSEEKMKPMFYVGALIILSTVIANGILKQRTNIKKRVPKI
- a CDS encoding acetyl-CoA carboxylase carboxyltransferase subunit alpha; translation: MEYLDFELPIKELEEQLDKCMIIGEESDVDVTETCKQIEKKLTETRKDIYKNLTAWQRVQLSRHPNRPYTLDYIKAICGDTFLELHGDRTVKDDKAMIGGLGKIGDQSYMFIGQQKGYNTKTRQYRNFGMANPEGYRKALRLMKSAEKFQVPVVCLIDTPGAYPGIEAEERGQGEAIARNILEMTRLKVPVIVVIIGEGASGGALGIGVGDKVLMLENTWYSVISPESCSSILWRSWEYKERAAEALKLTATDMKKLKLIDEIIREPAGGAHANRPKTFETVKNKISSHFEDLQKLSPKELVNQRMDKYAQMGVFNG
- the dnaB gene encoding replicative DNA helicase, producing the protein MENTKPFVARKIDKSNIISLEKGKIPPQAIDLEEVVLGAMMIDKKGVDEVIDILHPDVFYKDAHRFIYEAIFILFEESQPIDLLTVSSQLKKAGKLEVCGGDFYLIKLTQKVASSAHIEFHARIILQKFIQRSLIKISGEIIEEAYDEAVDVFDLLDTAEAKLYDVTQGNLKRSAETAQDLVIQAKKRIEEIAGKEGMSGVASGFDKLDKLTSGWQPSDLIIVAARPGMGKTAFTLSMARNMAVNTNTPVAFFSLEMSSVQLITRLISSETGLSSEKLRTGKLEKHEWEQLNVKVKTLEKAPLFIDDTPSLSIFDLRAKARRLASQHGIKMIMIDYLQLMTAGGSQKGGNREQEISTISRNLKALAKELNVPVIALSQLSRAVETRGGSKRPILSDLRESGAIEQDADIVSFIYRPEYYKIEEWDDEERTPTQGQGEFIVAKHRNGGLENIRLKFIGNQGKFDNLDDFDSPFEFQSKMNANEENPFATKNLPSADDAFGSSMNNSPDLDEDNDVPF
- a CDS encoding TonB-dependent receptor, with translation MKNYFTVIILLLFTSAHSQEILSSVSGTVKDNSGNPLPFATVMIEGLKLGVLTDDNGSFTIDNVPEGKHYLVVSFVGYHTRSKTIEIKESTNSVTVNYTLKESVENLDEVNVNGKSKETQIETKGFAVNAIKTEEASLRNIQTNELLNTTVGVKIRQNGGLGSEVTYSLNGLSGNSVRIFIDGIPISTYGNSFNLNSIPPSMIKNIEVYKGVVPGHLADDALGGAINIVLHNDAKTNFNASVSYGSFNTLQASVNGLYRFEKSGLTVKASLFHNYSDNDYKVSGRSVVVTGLGGVQTPITARRFNDAYRSTGGKAEIGYTDVKWADQFFIGITGSDDYKEVQHGAFMTITPYKDRFLESDALLGSLTYQKKDLFTKGLDVNVNGLYGKRNRAVNDTVSWAYSWNGERAIDFRGDEYQYTWRSQQEGGPTLAKIKRNVASIRTGVSYTINDHHKISANHVYSGIDREDSDALQSVLENTFVGTRDLNKNIYSLTYELTAFNEKLNTSLFVKHYQQKTTSVDPAIESDENGNDVIVDEVVSSNKNYDGYGFAASYEIVPNITLLTSAEKAIRLPNETEIFGNDGDNVVANSSIDPESSNNYNLGFRFGNFNIKKHAFTISTNVFTRNIKDRIGLPIETSLNVDDELIVYVNQGSGTSKGFDAQLNYSYNNNFGLNFNISKFDLKIENQGIEIDVPNTPFFTMNGGLRYSFKNLIQKKSRLNAFYNVYFTDEFSFLTAQGSNTVGNEFFEIPQQLSQDIGLSYAFPDKRFVVSFDIKNIFDEPVYDNLSVQKPGRAFYLKLNYAINKF
- a CDS encoding helix-turn-helix domain-containing protein, with protein sequence MSEELLRKEIRVKELFKNGFIGNSVQFNELEVTTKDNSSFIKGVNFSNGNALHEFNSEICVSSDEHLIKLHFSLEGTYCYQPLRHIKYLVQIPENHCNMFYYPTTEGRDIFFKGNAKSFEIYVKPSLLKNLLGTEFEQSFQKLNNAIQNSNSFILWDKSKFIPPSIRSKINDIIQCPYEGEIRKTYLESKLTVLMIDFLLGRQTSKLSKNNVKLLNSDYLALVRVEDYIRKNLKEPLKIIDLADLAGFNATKLKRDFKKLYGVTVFKYITALRMEVAKSLITQEGATIAHAAYEVGYANPQHFTTAFKRTMGYVPSELKPAVQ
- a CDS encoding HAD family hydrolase, with product MDLSKIKMVVTDMDGTLLNSNHQVSDQFFDIFKNLKSQGITFVAASGRQYNSIIDKLQSIKDDIIVIAENGGFAMKQNNELLVTPLSQHHVQDILNTLSKIPNIHPVLCGKHEAYLTGKSKEFVSKLAEYYTEFKIIDDLSAFNSEVIKIAIYHFESSEKHIYPYVKHFEGDLKVKVSGENWLDISNINAHKGYALTKVMESYNLKSDEVMVFGDYNNDLEMLALSDFGFAMENAHPNVKEVAKYSTLSNDENGVEHVLKMLVK
- a CDS encoding secondary thiamine-phosphate synthase enzyme YjbQ codes for the protein MKLFQKEFQLPAYNRGFHIITNNITSRIPEIANIDTGFLQVFIKHTSASLTINENADPTVREDFESHINIMVPENASYYKHDYEGSDDMPAHIKASMMGASVQIPVTNGKLNMGIWQGIYLCEHRNYASGRNIVITLWGN
- a CDS encoding EF-hand domain-containing protein, with translation MTTEESILNKIQILITNHFDTPEMAFNFFDEDNDQKLTKSEIVKLLKQAEISGFIRGIVSSKLIEGYDKNGDELIDWQEFKAAIAKIKKSDS
- the rplT gene encoding 50S ribosomal protein L20; amino-acid sequence: MPRSVNAVASRARRKKVMKQAKGYFGRRKNVWTVAKNAVEKAMLYAYRDRRNKKRTFRSLWITRINAGARQHGMSYSQFMGKVKANNIELNRKVLADLAMNHPDAFKAVVDQVK
- the rpmI gene encoding 50S ribosomal protein L35: MPKQKTKSSAKKRFKLTGTGKIKRKHAFKSHILTKKSKKRKLKLTHDGLVHQADVNSIKEQLRLK